In Candidatus Omnitrophota bacterium, the DNA window TAAAGATACTTGCCGTAGATGATGAACAGGGTGCCAGGGAGTTCTTAAATGACCTCTTTTCCAAAAAAGGTTATGATATTGAAACCGTTTCCACAGGGGCAGACGCTTTAACGGCGATTGATAGAGTCAAACCCGATATCGTTTTACTGGATATCGGAATGCCGGGTATGGACGGGACAGAGGTATTATCCCGTATAAAACAAAAATGCCCCCTCCTGCCGGTAATCATGCTGACAGCTTACGGTTATGATGATAATCTGATAAATAAGGCCATGAAATTGGGGTCAATCGGATATATTAATAAAAATCTGCCTTTGGCGCAGATAATTAACACGTTTCAGGTTCTTTTGAGCACTGTACCGAAAAAATATGGTGCGGAAGGGGGGAGTTGAACCCCCAAGGGTTGTGCCCACTAGCTCCTGAAGCTAGCGCGTCTGCCAGTTCCGCCACTTCCGCTTTGGGTTAAAGTATACTAAATCATGGTAAGGTTTGTCAACTGTTTAAAACCCCGGTAGTTTAGGCCGGTATTTACACAAGTTAGCCCGTTATCGTATCCGCTGTTAATTTTTTGTTGCCATGCAAATTTTTATATGTTATTATATATCCTAAATTTATACTTATAAAAGGATGTGAAATTGGATTGGCAGAAGATAAACGACGCTGTATTTGACGGCAATATAAACCTGACATTGCGATTGGTAAGCCAGGCGGTCTCGGAAGGCGAGTCGCCCAGGGATATATTAGAAAACGGCTTGATAGCGGGGATGTCAAGAGTAGGAGCCAAATTCAAGCTGAATGAAATATTCGTGCCGGAGGTCTTGATAGCGGCCAAGGCCATGCATTCAGCCTTGACGGTATTAGAGCCTTTTTTGGCAAGCTCCGGGGTTGAGCCTAAGGCGACTATCGTAATCGGGACTGTTAAAGGCGATCTCCACGACATAGGTAAAAATCTGGTTGTCATGATGCTAAAAGGCGCGGGTTTTAACGCGATTGATATCGGTATAGATGTATCCGCGGATGTTTTTATTGACAAGGCACTATCCTCCAACGCGTCTTTAATAGCGATGTCATCTCTTCTTACCACGTCCATGCCTTCCATGAAGACGGTAGTGGAAAAGCTTAAGCAAAAGGGCTTGCACGGCCGCATAAAAACAATAATAGGCGGGGCTCCGGTTACACAGGAATACGCTGACTACATCGGAGCTGACGGATATGCCCAGGACGCTTCGTCGGCTGTTGATAAAGCAAAGGAACTATTAGGCCTGTCGTAGCCGGCGCCAAGCTTATCGCACAGGCTGATTTTTTAACAGGTAAAAGGGCCATAAGGGAAAAGCACTCATGTTTTTCAGTAAACATAAACAAATCAACAAGAATCCTAACAGGGGTATCAGGAAGAGCAATTTTCCCGACGGCCTGTGGACTAAATGCGAAGACTGCGGCGAAATCATATTCAACAAGACGCTTGAAGAGAATTTTATGGTATGCGCGAAATGCAACTATCATTTTGTATTGAACATACAGAAGAGAATAGATATTACGCTGGACAAGGGTAGTTTTGTGGAACTGGACAGCGGACTGGCATCTGTTGACCCGCTTGATTTTCAGGGCCCGAAGACGTATAAAGAAAAATTGAAACAGGATTCAGAGCTTACGGGATTGAAAGAAGCGGCGGTTTACGGCACGGGCAAGATTAACGGCAACGACGTTGTTCTTGCCGTTACGGATTCAAGATTCATAATGGGTTCTATGGGATCGGTTGTTGGTGAAAAAATCACAAGGGCTATTGAGCTTGCCCAAAAAGAAGAGATACCGGTAATCGTCATATCAGGTTCAGGCGGCGGGGCAAGGATGTATGAAGGGATGTTTTCGCTTATG includes these proteins:
- a CDS encoding response regulator, yielding MACSIKILAVDDEQGAREFLNDLFSKKGYDIETVSTGADALTAIDRVKPDIVLLDIGMPGMDGTEVLSRIKQKCPLLPVIMLTAYGYDDNLINKAMKLGSIGYINKNLPLAQIINTFQVLLSTVPKKYGAEGGS
- a CDS encoding corrinoid protein, encoding MDWQKINDAVFDGNINLTLRLVSQAVSEGESPRDILENGLIAGMSRVGAKFKLNEIFVPEVLIAAKAMHSALTVLEPFLASSGVEPKATIVIGTVKGDLHDIGKNLVVMMLKGAGFNAIDIGIDVSADVFIDKALSSNASLIAMSSLLTTSMPSMKTVVEKLKQKGLHGRIKTIIGGAPVTQEYADYIGADGYAQDASSAVDKAKELLGLS
- the accD gene encoding acetyl-CoA carboxylase, carboxyltransferase subunit beta, whose product is MFFSKHKQINKNPNRGIRKSNFPDGLWTKCEDCGEIIFNKTLEENFMVCAKCNYHFVLNIQKRIDITLDKGSFVELDSGLASVDPLDFQGPKTYKEKLKQDSELTGLKEAAVYGTGKINGNDVVLAVTDSRFIMGSMGSVVGEKITRAIELAQKEEIPVIVISGSGGGARMYEGMFSLMQMAKTSAALSRLDRAGGFFISILTNPTMAGILASFASLGDIIIAEPKSLIGFTGPRVIEQTIRQKLPQGFQKSEFLLEHGFVDAIVSRKDMKNTLSLLIEYSKKER